A window of Marinobacter salarius contains these coding sequences:
- a CDS encoding glucokinase codes for MTKDNYSLVGDIGGTNARFALVRPGDVTPEAVEVLACGDYDNVDAAIVDYLARCGVGEVQDVCLAVASPVQGTQVRMTNNHWRFDSEEVRRRFGWGAFKVINDFTAMALGVPHVSADKLVHVCGGPGNAARPRLVIGPGTGLGVSGLVPLQHGWVPLVTEGGHVDFAPTDDTEMAILRILKARFGRVSVERILCGQGLLNLYQAHAEIQSVAAPLDAPEKITAAALDQSDLLARHTLRHFCEILGRVAGNGVLTLGGTGGVYLCGGILPRFIDFFLESPFQNGFEDKGRMRPLLESTPVYVVMEGYTGLLGAAEALANPEV; via the coding sequence ATGACCAAAGACAACTACTCGCTGGTAGGAGACATCGGGGGTACCAACGCCAGGTTTGCTCTCGTTCGCCCCGGTGACGTTACCCCTGAGGCTGTTGAAGTCCTTGCCTGCGGGGACTACGACAATGTTGATGCTGCCATCGTTGATTACCTTGCCCGCTGCGGCGTAGGGGAGGTGCAGGATGTCTGTCTTGCGGTAGCATCGCCCGTGCAGGGCACTCAGGTGCGGATGACCAACAACCACTGGCGTTTCGATAGCGAGGAGGTTCGCAGGCGGTTTGGCTGGGGCGCGTTCAAGGTGATCAATGACTTTACCGCCATGGCCCTTGGAGTTCCGCATGTCAGTGCCGATAAGTTGGTCCACGTTTGCGGTGGCCCGGGCAACGCGGCGCGTCCCCGGTTGGTTATCGGCCCGGGCACCGGCCTGGGAGTGTCAGGGTTGGTTCCATTGCAGCACGGATGGGTGCCGCTGGTGACCGAGGGCGGTCACGTGGACTTTGCCCCGACAGACGACACCGAGATGGCTATCCTGCGGATTCTGAAGGCCCGGTTTGGTCGCGTTTCCGTCGAGCGTATTCTGTGTGGTCAGGGTTTGCTGAACCTTTACCAGGCACACGCGGAGATACAGAGCGTGGCCGCCCCCCTGGATGCGCCGGAGAAAATAACCGCCGCCGCGTTGGATCAGTCCGACCTGCTTGCGCGCCATACCTTGCGGCATTTCTGCGAGATTCTTGGGCGTGTTGCCGGCAATGGGGTTCTGACCCTCGGTGGCACCGGAGGCGTTTACCTGTGCGGAGGCATTCTTCCCAGGTTCATCGATTTCTTCCTGGAAAGCCCGTTTCAGAATGGTTTCGAAGACAAGGGACGGATGCGGCCCCTGCTGGAATCGACGCCGGTCTACGTGGTAATGGAGGGGTATACCGGTTTGCTGGGTGCCGCCGAGGCGCTGGCTAACCCGGAAGTGTAA